CACGACGTGCCGGACGAGTGGCTGCAGTTCACCGGGCAGTCGCCGCAGAGCCGAATCCAGATCGGTTCCCGCGATGTCCCGCAGCGCCTCGACTCCCAGAAGTTCAGTGGCACGTGCACAAGCACGCCTGCGCTCACCATAACCGGACTCGCTGTGCGAATGCTGCGACCTGGTGTCGATGACCAGCACTTCCAAACCGGCAGCGCTCGCGTTGAAGGGAACTTGCTCCGTCTTGCCGGAACGTACATCGAAAAACAGGGCGTGCGCCTGCGTACAGGTCAGCGAGGCGGTTTGGTCCAGAAGCCCGGTGGGGGCACCTGCGAACTCGTTCTCGGCGCGTTGCGTCCACCGGGCGAGTTCGGACATGCTCGGCGCGTCGGCCCCGTCCGGGCTACGGCCTGCGGTGTCCAACAGCGCCAAGCCGACCGCGCACTCCAGTGCCGCGGACGACGACAGGCCGGCACCGGTGGGAACATCTCCCATGATCATCAGGTCGGCGCCCGGCAACCGGATCCCGGCTCCGTTCAGTGCCCATGCCACCCCCGCGGGGTAGGCGGCCCAGCCGTCGGGGCTACCCGGCGTGAGATCGGCGAGGGCGACGGGCCCGGAGCGCTGTACTCCGCCGTCACTTCCCACGGTGGCCATCGACAGCTGTCCGTCACCGCGGGGCGATACTGCCACCGCCGTACGCTGTGGCAGCGCGAAGGGCAGCACATATCCATCGTTGTAGTCGGTGTGATCCCCGATCAGGTTCACTCGTCCGGGAGCCGACCAAATGCTGTCCGGGGTGTGTCCGTACTCGGCGACGAAGGCGTCGGCCGCGCGTGTGGCCGCGCTCACCGAGCACGAACCAAGAGCGCATGGGCGATGCTGGATGGCAACTGGCTGCCGCCCTTGCTGCCTTGCACCTCGATCGTCTTGTTGACTCCGACGACGGAGACGATGTCGATCTCG
This Haloactinomyces albus DNA region includes the following protein-coding sequences:
- the galK gene encoding galactokinase, with product MSAATRAADAFVAEYGHTPDSIWSAPGRVNLIGDHTDYNDGYVLPFALPQRTAVAVSPRGDGQLSMATVGSDGGVQRSGPVALADLTPGSPDGWAAYPAGVAWALNGAGIRLPGADLMIMGDVPTGAGLSSSAALECAVGLALLDTAGRSPDGADAPSMSELARWTQRAENEFAGAPTGLLDQTASLTCTQAHALFFDVRSGKTEQVPFNASAAGLEVLVIDTRSQHSHSESGYGERRRACARATELLGVEALRDIAGTDLDSALRRLPGELQPLVRHVVTENDRVLATVDKLRSNELTAIGAMLTASHISLRDDYRVSSPELDLTVDAALESGAVGARMTGGGFGGSAIALIHPEHRDDIERTILEAFRNHELPAPRLFTTTPASGAGRDQVRR